In Desulfovibrio aminophilus DSM 12254, a single window of DNA contains:
- a CDS encoding NAD(P)-dependent oxidoreductase, with protein MSDIRVGWIGTGVMGRSMCGHLLKAGYPARVYNRSRAKAEALAAQGAVICSSPAEVARESDVIFSIVGFPRDVEEVLLGPDGVVQAAAPGSVVVDMTTSEPSLAVRVHAEAGKRGLAALDAPVSGGDLGAREATLAIMVGGEPKVFERVRPLFERMGGNVRLMGGPGAGQHTKMSNQILIAGTMIGVVESLLYARKAGLPLDPVIDVIGSGAAGSWSINNLGRRIAKGDFDPGFFIKHFVKDMGIALAESRAMNLSLPGLALVQQFYIAAQALGLENLGTQGLYKVLERINGF; from the coding sequence ATGAGCGACATCCGCGTCGGCTGGATCGGGACAGGCGTCATGGGCCGCTCCATGTGCGGCCACCTGCTCAAGGCCGGGTATCCGGCCCGCGTCTACAACCGCTCCCGGGCCAAGGCCGAGGCCCTGGCCGCCCAGGGCGCGGTGATCTGCTCCTCCCCGGCCGAGGTGGCCCGGGAGAGCGACGTGATCTTCTCCATCGTGGGCTTTCCCCGCGACGTGGAAGAGGTCCTCCTGGGTCCGGACGGCGTGGTCCAGGCGGCCGCCCCCGGCTCCGTGGTGGTGGACATGACCACCTCCGAGCCGTCCCTGGCGGTCCGCGTGCACGCCGAGGCCGGGAAGCGCGGCCTGGCGGCCCTGGACGCCCCGGTGTCCGGCGGCGATCTGGGGGCGCGCGAGGCCACCCTGGCGATCATGGTCGGCGGCGAACCCAAGGTCTTCGAGCGGGTCCGCCCGCTCTTCGAGCGCATGGGCGGGAACGTCCGGCTCATGGGCGGCCCGGGAGCGGGCCAACATACCAAGATGAGCAACCAGATCCTCATCGCCGGGACCATGATCGGCGTGGTCGAGTCCCTGCTCTACGCCCGCAAGGCCGGGCTGCCCCTGGACCCGGTCATCGACGTGATCGGCAGCGGGGCCGCCGGATCCTGGTCCATCAACAACCTGGGCCGCCGCATCGCCAAGGGCGACTTCGACCCAGGCTTCTTCATCAAGCACTTCGTCAAGGACATGGGCATCGCCTTGGCCGAGTCCCGGGCCATGAACCTCTCCCTGCCCGGCTTGGCCCTGGTCCAGCAGTTCTACATCGCGGCCCAGGCCCTAGGGCTGGAGAACCTGGGCACCCAGGGCCTGTACAAGGTTCTGGAGCGGATCAACGGATTCTGA
- a CDS encoding PilZ domain-containing protein gives MREKRRHSRLDLDGLLILALDMEDRPRAHCLVRNLSLSGALLECPSAGYPEDVEPGDAVHLDDEAPDPHRLLGGVRGVVVWTYRRFIGVEFRDLLFPEEETLRRWLEEHSLLLPLV, from the coding sequence ATGAGGGAGAAACGCCGTCATTCGCGCCTGGACCTGGACGGTCTGCTCATCCTGGCCTTGGATATGGAGGACCGGCCCCGCGCCCATTGTCTGGTGCGCAACCTGAGCCTTAGCGGAGCCCTGCTGGAATGCCCCAGCGCGGGGTATCCCGAGGACGTGGAGCCGGGTGACGCCGTGCATCTGGACGACGAGGCTCCTGATCCGCATCGGCTTCTGGGCGGGGTTCGAGGGGTCGTGGTCTGGACCTACCGGCGGTTCATCGGCGTGGAGTTCCGCGATCTCCTTTTCCCCGAGGAGGAAACCCTGCGGCGCTGGTTGGAGGAGCACAGCCTGCTGCTGCCTTTGGTCTGA